From Porphyromonadaceae bacterium W3.11, one genomic window encodes:
- a CDS encoding IS256 family transposase: MQFKEILSNVMTEPNGVGRLMELIIEIAMQGERELYKEDSGDVSNGYRPRRIFASGNMLELRVPRTRQQGFMPLILGVLKDQEKEMGELAGYLYSCGNTMEDISGVFERLYGKRYSTSQINRLSLSTQEAVEEWRQRRLPRTLEALVIDATYLPVRRGESVSKEAFFVVMSLDSEGRRDIVGVYNNPTEGSGIWGEFFEDLKSRGLEVVGLIISDGLNNIEEVAREHFTEVEVQLCTVHLQREITRKIRPRDKSAIASDLQEVFSKDGSRSSPLDGLESFKNFAFRWRKSYPFLTKIANGQRIEYYFTYLKYDVSVRKYIHSTNWIERFNRQVKKGARYKCALPSVESALHLIGSIAINANYLKKRIGDLTLGLRKNNEK, from the coding sequence ATGCAATTTAAGGAAATTCTATCAAACGTGATGACAGAGCCAAATGGAGTTGGTCGTTTAATGGAGTTAATCATCGAAATAGCGATGCAAGGGGAGAGGGAACTGTATAAAGAAGATAGTGGCGATGTGAGCAATGGATACCGCCCCCGTCGCATCTTTGCGAGTGGTAATATGCTAGAATTACGAGTACCCCGAACTCGACAGCAGGGCTTCATGCCCTTGATTTTAGGCGTTCTCAAAGATCAAGAGAAAGAGATGGGAGAACTAGCAGGTTATCTATATAGCTGCGGTAATACGATGGAGGATATCTCTGGAGTATTCGAGCGTTTGTATGGTAAACGTTATAGTACGAGTCAAATCAATCGTCTCTCCTTATCGACCCAAGAAGCAGTAGAAGAGTGGCGTCAAAGACGTCTACCGAGGACTTTAGAGGCACTTGTTATCGATGCTACATATCTTCCTGTACGGAGAGGAGAAAGTGTGAGCAAGGAGGCATTTTTTGTAGTGATGAGTTTAGATAGCGAAGGACGTCGAGACATCGTGGGTGTCTATAATAATCCAACAGAGGGAAGCGGCATCTGGGGCGAGTTTTTTGAGGATCTAAAAAGCCGAGGACTCGAAGTGGTAGGACTAATCATTTCAGACGGGTTGAATAACATTGAAGAGGTTGCACGTGAGCACTTTACAGAAGTGGAAGTCCAGCTCTGCACGGTGCATCTACAGCGAGAAATAACTCGAAAGATACGCCCTCGAGATAAGTCAGCCATCGCAAGTGATCTACAGGAGGTCTTTAGTAAAGACGGCTCAAGAAGCTCACCTTTAGATGGCCTAGAGAGCTTTAAAAACTTTGCGTTCAGATGGCGTAAGAGCTATCCTTTTCTCACAAAAATAGCTAACGGTCAGAGGATAGAGTATTACTTCACATACCTAAAATACGACGTCAGTGTTCGCAAGTACATTCATAGTACTAACTGGATAGAACGCTTCAATAGACAGGTAAAGAAAGGGGCTCGATATAAATGTGCATTACCTAGCGTAGAATCCGCTCTACACTTGATAGGTAGTATTGCAATCAATGCAAACTATCTGAAGAAAAGAATAGGAGATCTAACTCTTGGACTTAGGAAGAACAATGAAAAGTAA
- a CDS encoding IS982 family transposase, translating into MSRYRDLKSFYLKYVQIHLKNEFPQTVCYNRFVELQTKVGLKLVMLLNMCCLGKSTGVSFIDSTPLRACHIKRERNHKTMKGWAQKGRSTMGWFYGFKLHLVINDKGEIITYQITPGNTDDRAPLKDDSFSKKLFGKLIADRGYISKNLFDKLFIDDIHLITKLKKNMKNALMHIHDKILLRKRSIIETVNDLLKNVCQIEHTRHRSVNNFVVNLFSALLAYNLMPKKPSLNLEIIDKEALATVA; encoded by the coding sequence CTGTCAAGATATAGAGACCTCAAGTCCTTCTATCTCAAATATGTTCAGATTCATCTTAAAAACGAATTTCCTCAAACAGTCTGCTATAATCGTTTTGTTGAACTTCAAACTAAAGTGGGGCTAAAGCTTGTTATGCTTCTCAATATGTGCTGCTTAGGAAAGTCTACAGGTGTTTCTTTCATTGACTCTACCCCTCTAAGAGCTTGCCATATCAAACGGGAAAGAAATCATAAAACTATGAAAGGTTGGGCACAGAAAGGTCGCTCCACAATGGGTTGGTTCTATGGCTTTAAACTGCATCTTGTTATCAATGACAAAGGAGAGATTATCACCTATCAGATCACGCCTGGTAATACAGATGACAGAGCACCACTAAAGGATGACTCTTTCTCTAAGAAACTCTTTGGTAAGCTCATAGCGGATAGAGGATATATCTCAAAAAATCTATTTGACAAGCTCTTTATTGATGATATTCACTTGATTACAAAACTTAAGAAGAATATGAAGAATGCTCTAATGCATATTCATGATAAAATTCTCCTTCGAAAAAGATCCATCATAGAAACCGTCAATGATCTCTTAAAGAATGTATGCCAAATAGAACATACGAGACATCGCAGTGTTAATAACTTCGTAGTCAATCTGTTTTCAGCGTTACTTGCGTACAACTTGATGCCTAAAAAGCCTTCCTTGAATCTTGAAATTATTGATAAAGAGGCTCTTGCTACAGTTGCTTAA
- a CDS encoding AlwI family type II restriction endonuclease: protein MARNREYKPLLFTTTVRNPERIKRLLWLLKQFDGEELTDDLATKVVGELIRYGLYRPKKKTDSIKEKWQGTEQGAFGNTLLSDREVAWMLEHNPQNHKEAGFAHGYASRFATIFDFTKELGFVYFKVGEPIEFSTIGTRYASIIEVDVRRDNMLAITESHPEYETEAFLQAMSRSQRKNPFVKVLNDNIPLVLLLRVIKLLNADPRNNNTGMSRRELPLLIFWKDNNAQALYERIMKLREEYGYTPSDEVICDLCTEEIMEGAFKKFKPKSIMQEYPDEFIRKMRLTGLITLRGAGRFIDINHNEDKKVDYILSRYLTYQTYTNERDYFDYMATVDSMLLSLSTVSPTTTQSQHLLNNWVGIYGWDNIKSELQVLASGQNSSDDVLRLIPKPSRLEFLTAMAIKYNFPDVVVTPNYPTDDEGLPTSTAGGNSGDIECKEEHNGILVEVTMASGRTQTIMEIWPIERHLEKYQMRYPEAQCIFVAPSIFSDSRRQIEYVHHTKGHEIRPYKIADFITYLEQSNTLYQ, encoded by the coding sequence ATGGCACGAAATCGAGAATACAAGCCCCTCCTATTTACTACCACAGTTCGCAATCCCGAACGAATCAAAAGGCTACTATGGCTACTCAAACAGTTTGACGGAGAGGAACTTACCGATGATTTGGCTACTAAGGTGGTGGGCGAACTCATCCGCTACGGTCTCTACCGCCCTAAGAAAAAAACAGATAGCATCAAAGAGAAGTGGCAAGGTACGGAGCAAGGAGCATTTGGCAACACCCTCCTAAGTGACCGTGAGGTAGCTTGGATGCTGGAGCATAATCCCCAAAATCACAAAGAGGCGGGATTTGCTCACGGCTATGCCTCACGCTTTGCAACAATTTTTGATTTCACAAAGGAGCTGGGCTTCGTATATTTCAAGGTGGGAGAGCCTATCGAGTTTTCCACCATTGGCACTCGCTACGCATCCATCATCGAGGTAGATGTAAGGAGGGATAATATGCTAGCCATCACAGAGAGCCACCCTGAATACGAAACAGAGGCATTCTTGCAGGCGATGAGTAGGTCGCAACGTAAAAACCCCTTCGTCAAGGTGCTTAATGACAATATCCCCCTCGTCCTCCTCCTAAGAGTTATTAAGCTCCTCAATGCTGACCCACGCAATAATAATACAGGGATGTCACGTAGGGAATTGCCACTCCTTATCTTTTGGAAGGATAACAATGCACAAGCACTCTACGAAAGGATAATGAAGCTAAGGGAGGAGTATGGTTATACTCCCTCTGATGAAGTGATTTGTGACCTATGCACTGAGGAGATAATGGAGGGAGCCTTCAAGAAGTTTAAACCTAAGTCCATTATGCAGGAATACCCTGATGAGTTTATCCGCAAGATGAGGCTGACAGGGCTTATTACCCTACGAGGTGCAGGGCGGTTTATCGACATCAATCACAATGAGGATAAGAAAGTCGATTACATCCTAAGCCGTTATTTGACCTACCAAACCTATACCAATGAGCGAGACTACTTTGACTATATGGCTACGGTCGATAGTATGCTCTTAAGCCTAAGCACCGTATCTCCTACCACTACCCAAAGCCAGCATTTGCTCAATAACTGGGTTGGTATCTATGGTTGGGACAATATCAAGAGTGAGCTCCAAGTACTCGCCTCAGGGCAAAACTCCTCAGATGATGTGCTCCGCCTAATCCCTAAGCCCTCACGCCTAGAGTTTCTCACGGCGATGGCAATCAAGTATAACTTCCCTGACGTAGTGGTCACCCCCAATTATCCTACTGATGATGAGGGGTTACCCACCAGTACCGCTGGCGGAAATAGTGGAGATATTGAGTGTAAGGAGGAACACAATGGTATCCTAGTTGAGGTTACTATGGCTTCGGGGCGTACCCAAACGATCATGGAGATATGGCCTATAGAGCGACACTTAGAAAAGTATCAGATGAGATACCCCGAGGCTCAGTGTATATTTGTAGCCCCCTCCATATTCTCTGACTCTAGGAGGCAGATAGAGTATGTACACCATACGAAAGGTCACGAGATAAGACCCTACAAGATAGCCGACTTCATCACCTACCTAGAGCAATCCAATACCCTCTACCAATAA
- a CDS encoding Dam family site-specific DNA-(adenine-N6)-methyltransferase, translating to MRDEIKRSPLFYVGDKYKLMEEIRGHFPTSIGRLIEPFVGGGSVFMNTRATSYLLNDIDPYVIELHRMLTSYRGRRRELYNELERIIRHYGLSYTYVEDVIPNELKEQHPKTYIARYNKDAYLRMRSDYNRSQERDPIHLYLLLIYGFNRMLRFNSRGDFNIPVGNVDFNSNTRKALDDYLDKVERSEIAWYALDYRAFFKEIEPQSDDLIYLDPPYLITHSEYNKLWGETEERELYLLLDDLCDKGIQWALSNVAIYKGVENTTLTEWASKYRSTSIKSNYISYHDNTIKKFDEVLITNY from the coding sequence ATGAGAGACGAGATAAAGCGTTCCCCACTCTTCTACGTTGGTGACAAGTACAAACTGATGGAGGAGATAAGGGGGCATTTCCCCACCTCTATCGGTAGGCTTATAGAGCCATTTGTGGGTGGTGGTTCGGTATTTATGAATACTAGGGCTACCAGCTACCTCCTCAACGACATAGACCCCTATGTGATAGAACTACATCGTATGCTCACAAGCTACCGAGGTAGGCGTAGGGAGCTATACAACGAGTTAGAGCGAATTATCCGCCACTATGGGCTATCCTACACTTATGTGGAGGATGTCATTCCCAATGAGCTAAAGGAGCAACACCCCAAAACCTACATCGCACGCTACAATAAGGATGCATACCTCCGTATGAGGAGTGATTACAACCGCTCCCAAGAGCGAGACCCCATACACCTCTACTTGCTACTCATATATGGCTTTAATCGTATGCTTCGCTTCAATAGCCGTGGAGACTTTAATATCCCAGTAGGCAATGTGGACTTCAATAGCAATACGCGTAAAGCCCTAGACGACTATCTCGACAAGGTAGAGCGTAGCGAGATAGCTTGGTATGCCCTTGATTACAGGGCATTTTTCAAGGAGATAGAGCCACAGTCCGACGATTTGATCTACCTAGACCCCCCATATCTTATCACTCATAGCGAGTACAATAAGCTATGGGGTGAGACAGAGGAGCGAGAGCTGTATCTGCTACTTGATGACCTTTGTGACAAGGGAATCCAATGGGCACTCTCCAATGTCGCTATATATAAGGGTGTGGAGAATACCACCCTCACGGAGTGGGCTAGTAAGTACCGCTCCACCTCTATAAAGAGCAATTACATTAGCTACCACGATAATACGATCAAGAAGTTTGACGAAGTCCTTATAACCAACTACTAA
- a CDS encoding DNA adenine methylase yields MIGQILRDLRENKALQISEVEEASGIGGSHISRIENGRRLPTVSQIQKLASIYDISSETLLAQRESDRIIHSLEYPDVAMEALNIAEQKLSYGIGYLETLNNSIYTKPLPLESRRYIGSKAKLTDWIMTTIRRETTTEGTFCDLFAGTGVVASRALEIYDRVIINDFLYSNNVIYRAFFEEGDWRQKRVCDLLDYYNTIDPDSLRDNYFSTHFGGKYYEQSVAKKIGYIRQCIEEIRHELTPKEYNILLATLIYNIDRLANTVGHFDAYIKKPITPRPLRLRPIDAMSYEGAEIHRDDSNLLAREISADVVYIDPPYNSRQYCRFYHLYETLVKWDAPELFGVALKPAPENMSAYCTVRAVDAFRDLVSVLDTKYIVVSYNNTYKSKSNSSENKMRLEDIKEILELCGETKVFSQSHQYFNAGKTDFSDHKELLFVTKVDYERRDKAFPTLLRW; encoded by the coding sequence ATGATAGGTCAGATACTGAGAGACCTCAGGGAGAATAAAGCACTACAGATATCCGAGGTGGAGGAGGCTTCGGGGATTGGAGGCTCACACATCAGCCGTATAGAGAATGGCAGGCGACTGCCCACGGTCTCACAAATCCAAAAACTAGCATCCATTTATGATATAAGTAGTGAGACACTACTCGCCCAGAGAGAGAGCGACAGGATTATTCATAGCCTAGAGTATCCCGATGTGGCTATGGAGGCTCTCAATATTGCGGAGCAAAAATTGAGCTACGGTATCGGCTATCTCGAAACTCTTAATAATAGCATCTACACCAAGCCTCTACCACTTGAGAGCCGTAGATACATTGGGAGCAAGGCGAAGCTCACAGATTGGATTATGACGACCATAAGGAGGGAGACCACTACGGAGGGGACATTTTGTGACCTTTTTGCTGGTACAGGGGTGGTGGCTAGTAGGGCTCTTGAGATTTACGACCGTGTGATTATCAATGACTTTCTCTACTCCAATAATGTGATATATAGAGCCTTCTTTGAGGAGGGAGATTGGAGGCAGAAGAGGGTGTGCGACCTCCTAGACTATTACAATACCATTGACCCCGATAGCCTTAGAGACAATTACTTCTCCACTCACTTTGGCGGTAAGTATTACGAGCAGAGTGTGGCTAAGAAGATTGGGTACATTCGGCAGTGTATCGAGGAGATTCGCCACGAGCTCACGCCTAAGGAGTACAATATCCTACTAGCGACCCTGATATATAATATAGATAGGCTTGCCAACACGGTAGGACACTTTGACGCCTACATCAAGAAGCCCATTACGCCACGACCACTCAGGCTTCGTCCCATAGATGCTATGAGCTACGAGGGGGCAGAGATACACCGTGATGACTCCAACCTATTAGCCCGAGAGATAAGTGCCGATGTAGTCTATATCGACCCCCCCTATAACTCTCGCCAGTACTGCCGCTTTTATCACCTCTATGAGACACTTGTCAAGTGGGATGCTCCAGAGCTATTTGGCGTAGCCCTCAAGCCTGCCCCCGAGAATATGAGTGCCTACTGCACGGTAAGGGCGGTAGATGCATTTAGAGACCTAGTAAGTGTGCTTGATACCAAGTACATCGTCGTCTCATATAATAACACTTACAAGAGCAAGAGCAACTCTAGCGAAAATAAGATGAGGCTCGAAGACATCAAGGAGATATTAGAGCTGTGTGGGGAAACTAAAGTTTTTAGCCAGTCGCACCAATACTTCAATGCAGGTAAAACCGACTTCTCCGACCATAAGGAGCTATTATTTGTAACAAAAGTAGATTATGAGAGACGAGATAAAGCGTTCCCCACTCTTCTACGTTGGTGA
- a CDS encoding transposase — protein sequence MEEKSTKRMNPQHSRYYSNEFRYLVVNDLLCTGDSVVDVAKRYKIGCVTLYKWLSIFGVETPSNNLVNEEGMSKSEKELRRELLELKRENSRLKVAKRTAELDALFHKTMLEKVAEKHNIDIKKRAI from the coding sequence ATGGAAGAAAAAAGCACAAAAAGAATGAATCCTCAACATTCGAGGTATTATAGTAATGAATTTAGGTATCTCGTAGTGAATGATCTTCTCTGTACTGGAGATTCAGTAGTAGATGTAGCTAAAAGATATAAGATTGGCTGTGTTACACTTTATAAATGGTTGAGTATCTTTGGAGTAGAAACACCATCAAACAACCTAGTAAATGAAGAGGGTATGAGCAAAAGTGAGAAAGAATTACGACGAGAATTATTAGAGTTAAAGCGTGAAAACTCACGTTTAAAAGTAGCAAAAAGAACAGCAGAGTTGGACGCCTTATTCCACAAGACAATGTTGGAAAAAGTAGCAGAGAAGCATAATATAGACATAAAAAAAAGAGCGATTTGA
- a CDS encoding RNA methyltransferase — translation MSRARKLKIEEMERLQPQEYQEIAKRPITVVLDNVRSMHNVGAVFRTADALRLEKIMLCGISGQPPHAEIHKSALGAEEVVPWSYYQNCDEAILQLKANGYQVWALEQAEGSVMLPKLSALLNTHQPLAIVLGNEVEGVQQSVMDLCDGTVEIKQYGTKHSMNVSVAAGIVLWVVSELYKID, via the coding sequence ATGAGTAGAGCTAGAAAACTAAAAATAGAGGAGATGGAGCGGCTACAGCCGCAAGAGTATCAAGAGATAGCTAAACGTCCTATAACTGTGGTACTAGATAATGTCCGCAGCATGCATAATGTTGGGGCTGTATTTCGGACTGCTGATGCTCTTCGTCTGGAGAAGATAATGCTTTGTGGTATTTCGGGACAACCTCCACATGCCGAGATTCATAAGAGTGCGTTGGGTGCTGAAGAAGTTGTGCCGTGGTCCTATTACCAAAATTGTGATGAAGCTATACTTCAGCTTAAAGCTAATGGTTACCAGGTATGGGCATTAGAGCAGGCTGAGGGTAGTGTTATGTTACCTAAACTTTCTGCTTTACTTAATACGCATCAACCCTTAGCTATAGTTCTTGGAAATGAAGTCGAAGGTGTACAACAGTCTGTTATGGATCTCTGTGATGGAACTGTGGAGATTAAGCAATATGGTACTAAGCATTCAATGAATGTGAGTGTAGCTGCAGGAATTGTGTTATGGGTTGTTTCAGAGCTTTATAAGATTGATTAA
- the ispD gene encoding 2-C-methyl-D-erythritol 4-phosphate cytidylyltransferase — MSKKLSIVVVAGGKGSRMRKDVPKQYIELKGIPIFIHTLLNLNRLSPESELILVVPLGDIDYVRQLLQRYNLQNVCVTYGGKSRAESVFNGLQQARCDYVAIHDAVRPFVTSRMFDDLVNAMADSDAVIPAILPIDSVRISLDGGTPYSVDRNKVYLVQTPQCFKRSILLDAYDSFFSSPLDALTDDASIVEHYASISPVLVSGDINNIKITTPKDLLLADFILDEHSY, encoded by the coding sequence ATGAGTAAGAAGCTTTCAATTGTCGTGGTTGCTGGAGGTAAGGGAAGTCGTATGAGAAAAGATGTTCCTAAACAATATATAGAGCTTAAGGGAATACCTATATTCATTCATACACTATTAAACCTCAATAGACTATCGCCAGAGAGTGAGTTGATTTTGGTCGTCCCATTAGGCGATATTGATTATGTGCGTCAACTTTTGCAAAGATATAATTTGCAGAATGTATGTGTGACCTATGGTGGGAAATCAAGAGCAGAGAGTGTCTTTAATGGATTGCAGCAAGCACGCTGTGATTACGTAGCAATACATGATGCTGTACGCCCTTTTGTTACATCAAGAATGTTTGACGATTTAGTAAATGCTATGGCTGATTCTGATGCCGTCATTCCAGCTATCTTACCGATCGATTCTGTGAGGATATCTTTGGATGGCGGGACGCCTTATTCTGTTGATCGTAATAAGGTTTATCTTGTCCAGACGCCTCAATGCTTTAAACGCTCTATTTTGTTAGATGCCTATGACTCTTTTTTTTCTTCACCATTAGATGCACTAACTGACGATGCGAGCATCGTTGAGCATTATGCTTCTATTTCTCCTGTGTTGGTTTCTGGAGATATTAATAATATTAAGATTACTACACCAAAGGATTTGTTATTAGCTGATTTTATCTTGGACGAGCATTCTTATTAA
- the recG gene encoding ATP-dependent DNA helicase RecG: MDILDRDITYLKGVGERRAKVLEKEADIKTWRDLLYYFPYKHIDRTKIYQVKELRPGMPYVQLQGKLLGFVEEGSRYKKRLKAYFEDQTGTIELVWFNSIQYILRSVKVGESYTIFGKPTLFNSIFTIAHPEMELVNASKKSVKGLYPMYNTSERMKKSSLSSKAISELMDNLLHEVKGYLPETLPSYIVQEYNMLSHAEALEMIHFPQDPIFLQRAIARLKMEEVFFFALRMRYLHSRRRLETKGYVYHNVGERFNSFYSHGLSFDLTNAQKRVVKEIHADMQSGFQMNRLLQGDVGSGKTIVAVLSMLLALDNGFQACLMAPTEILAQQHYQSLSGMLNDHHVKVALLTGSMKARERKPILEELKNGMIDILVGTHILIQDYVQFHNLGLAVIDEQHRFGVYQRSVLWEKSRGLNPHILIMSATPIPRTLAMTLYGDLDVSIIDELPPGRTPIVTSHAREKDRMSVNQFVHQQLLLGRQVYVVFPLIEESEKLDLQSLEEGFQDLVAAFPGHNVGMVHGKMNSEDKEEEMRKFVSGETHILVATTVIEVGVNVPNATVMIINSAERFGLSQLHQLRGRVGRGSDQSYCILMSPNNISATSERRINIMCDSTDGFYIAEEDLKLRGHGDLEGTAQSGTGISMKIADLAQDSRMVHFCSNLVEHILTEDPNLMDPKNFLLRQRLQQDLEDEKDWGLIS; the protein is encoded by the coding sequence ATGGATATTCTGGATAGAGATATAACCTATCTTAAAGGGGTAGGGGAACGTAGAGCAAAGGTTTTAGAGAAAGAAGCTGACATTAAAACCTGGCGTGATCTACTCTACTATTTTCCATATAAGCATATTGATAGGACTAAAATTTATCAGGTCAAAGAGCTTAGACCTGGGATGCCTTACGTTCAGCTACAAGGGAAGCTATTAGGTTTTGTAGAGGAGGGATCGCGTTATAAGAAAAGGCTTAAGGCCTACTTTGAAGATCAGACGGGTACGATAGAACTGGTTTGGTTTAATAGCATACAGTATATTCTCCGAAGTGTCAAGGTGGGCGAGTCATATACCATTTTTGGTAAGCCTACGCTCTTCAATAGTATATTCACTATTGCACACCCGGAGATGGAGCTCGTGAACGCTTCAAAGAAGTCCGTCAAGGGGCTTTATCCTATGTATAATACATCTGAAAGGATGAAGAAGTCATCTCTCTCTAGCAAAGCTATTAGCGAGTTAATGGATAACCTTCTTCATGAGGTCAAGGGCTATCTTCCCGAGACACTTCCCTCGTACATTGTTCAGGAGTACAATATGCTTTCTCACGCAGAAGCTCTAGAGATGATACACTTTCCTCAGGATCCTATCTTTCTACAAAGAGCTATAGCACGGCTTAAGATGGAGGAGGTCTTCTTTTTTGCCCTCAGAATGAGATATCTTCATTCTCGAAGAAGGCTGGAGACGAAAGGTTATGTATATCATAATGTAGGAGAGCGATTTAATTCCTTTTATAGCCATGGTTTGTCTTTCGACTTGACAAATGCTCAAAAGAGAGTTGTAAAAGAAATTCATGCTGATATGCAGAGTGGATTTCAAATGAATAGATTACTCCAAGGGGATGTGGGTAGTGGTAAGACGATTGTAGCAGTTCTCTCTATGTTACTAGCTCTTGACAATGGTTTTCAAGCCTGCTTGATGGCACCAACTGAGATTTTGGCTCAACAGCATTATCAATCACTTAGTGGAATGCTTAACGATCATCATGTCAAGGTGGCTCTGTTAACTGGGTCAATGAAAGCTCGTGAGCGTAAACCTATATTGGAGGAATTGAAAAATGGGATGATAGATATCTTGGTCGGCACTCATATTTTGATTCAGGATTATGTTCAATTTCATAATTTAGGACTAGCGGTGATAGACGAGCAACATCGCTTTGGTGTCTATCAGAGGAGTGTCTTATGGGAAAAGAGTAGGGGGCTTAACCCGCATATTTTGATCATGAGTGCTACCCCTATCCCTAGAACTTTAGCCATGACCCTTTACGGTGACTTAGATGTCTCTATTATTGATGAGTTGCCACCAGGTCGAACTCCTATTGTGACGTCACATGCAAGAGAGAAAGATCGTATGTCTGTGAATCAATTTGTGCATCAGCAGTTATTACTCGGTCGGCAAGTTTATGTTGTTTTTCCACTTATAGAAGAGAGTGAGAAGTTGGATCTCCAAAGTCTAGAGGAAGGCTTTCAGGATTTGGTAGCGGCTTTTCCTGGTCATAACGTTGGGATGGTTCATGGAAAGATGAATAGCGAAGATAAGGAAGAGGAGATGCGGAAGTTTGTCTCTGGTGAGACTCATATTCTTGTTGCAACTACCGTTATTGAAGTGGGAGTGAATGTACCTAATGCTACTGTTATGATTATTAATAGTGCTGAGCGTTTTGGTTTATCGCAATTACATCAGCTTCGAGGAAGAGTAGGGAGAGGTAGCGATCAGAGCTACTGTATATTGATGTCACCCAATAACATTAGTGCGACTTCCGAACGCCGCATTAATATCATGTGTGATAGTACTGATGGCTTTTATATCGCAGAAGAAGATTTAAAACTTCGAGGACATGGAGATCTTGAGGGAACAGCTCAGAGCGGTACTGGCATTTCAATGAAAATTGCGGACTTGGCTCAGGATAGTAGAATGGTTCATTTTTGCTCAAACCTTGTTGAGCATATTCTTACTGAAGATCCTAATTTGATGGATCCTAAGAATTTCTTGCTCAGACAAAGACTACAACAGGATTTGGAAGATGAGAAAGATTGGGGATTGATTTCTTAG
- the deoC gene encoding deoxyribose-phosphate aldolase, whose product MVSKFQEAFDAFSKIPSDDQVKVEIKKLIDQHYDALNNKETINFLHSTIDLTSLSSDDNDDQIYHFTQQVNSLDDENPAIKPVASICTYPNFVKVVRENLTTEGVGVCAVSGGFPSSQTFMEVKVAETSLALQDGADEIDIVLHIGNFLSGDYQAVSDEIQELREVTKGKTLKVIIETGALQKLENIQRASILSLFCDADFIKTSTGKGYPGASLEAAYVMATVLKEYHEKYGVKRGLKVSGGVRTTEEAIQYLCIIRGVLGEEWMTNKLFRIGASSLEKDILKSLR is encoded by the coding sequence ATGGTAAGTAAATTTCAAGAGGCGTTTGATGCCTTCTCAAAGATCCCGAGTGACGACCAAGTAAAGGTAGAGATTAAAAAGTTGATTGATCAGCATTACGATGCATTGAATAACAAAGAAACGATCAACTTCCTACACAGTACAATTGACCTTACTTCGCTGAGCAGTGACGACAATGATGATCAAATCTACCACTTCACTCAACAAGTGAATTCACTAGATGACGAAAACCCTGCAATTAAGCCGGTAGCAAGTATCTGTACGTATCCTAACTTTGTAAAAGTAGTAAGAGAAAATCTAACTACAGAAGGAGTTGGAGTATGTGCCGTATCTGGAGGATTTCCTTCATCACAAACATTTATGGAAGTGAAAGTTGCAGAAACTTCTCTTGCTCTCCAAGATGGAGCTGATGAGATAGATATCGTCCTGCACATTGGGAACTTCCTAAGTGGCGATTACCAAGCTGTAAGCGACGAAATACAAGAGCTTAGAGAAGTCACAAAAGGTAAGACTCTTAAAGTCATCATCGAAACAGGTGCTCTACAAAAGCTTGAAAATATTCAGAGAGCAAGTATCCTATCACTATTCTGCGACGCAGACTTTATCAAAACCTCTACAGGTAAGGGATACCCAGGAGCGTCATTAGAGGCAGCATACGTCATGGCTACAGTACTAAAAGAGTATCATGAAAAGTATGGTGTCAAGAGAGGACTAAAAGTAAGTGGAGGCGTAAGAACCACCGAAGAAGCTATTCAATACCTCTGCATCATTCGTGGTGTACTTGGTGAAGAGTGGATGACAAACAAGCTGTTCCGTATCGGTGCAAGTTCTCTAGAGAAAGATATCCTAAAGAGCTTAAGATAA